A genomic window from Geovibrio ferrireducens includes:
- a CDS encoding PAS domain S-box protein, which yields MAAYDFVLNGDLRILNISGKAESFLGYDISDLRGKAFIELIKLDYQERTASALGHGEQDFCFILDAGSLWHFIEFEPVPLPDGTTGISISNLNPLASDSGKTFSSFAGFIENMFDIYYTADIYGNITAISPSVFIYSGFTPEELVGKNLGNELYVNPAMRETFKELIGINGKVSAFDAPLFRKDGSVWWVSTYAHFIKNSKGEVIGVEGIARDITDHKEGLEKLLRGIETRYKTLFESATDAIFIVDLRTKRIVDANAAARNMTGYSLDELRTLIPEQVHPRYEFEKVHNYIIRKREEFGLKETVRLDFLNKHGEIIPTEITASVITEDGRKFSIDVARDISQRLATEKKQREQEQMLVHQSKLAAMGEMISNIAHQWRQPLSKMTGILTNLEMGIKQGNLDKNEAEDLIREAFSTLKFMSHTIDDFKNFFSPSKPVEEFCINAALNEVLSIIEPNLRFHGIRVIIKAQENIFLTTHRNEFCQVLLNIIQNAKDILSIRKTPEPKIEIRITAGRGKTVIRVADNGGGIEHSAMGRIFEPYFTTRPDGQGIGLYMSKIIIEKNIKGTITARNTFEGAEFTIVL from the coding sequence ATGGCGGCGTATGATTTTGTTCTGAATGGGGATTTGCGTATTCTGAATATATCCGGAAAAGCAGAATCTTTTCTCGGATACGACATTTCGGATCTAAGGGGAAAAGCTTTCATAGAGCTCATAAAACTGGACTATCAGGAAAGGACGGCTTCCGCCCTTGGGCATGGCGAACAGGACTTCTGTTTTATCCTTGATGCAGGCAGTCTGTGGCATTTCATTGAGTTCGAGCCTGTCCCCCTGCCCGACGGCACAACGGGAATCAGCATATCAAACCTTAACCCGCTCGCCTCTGACAGCGGCAAAACATTCAGCAGTTTTGCCGGCTTCATTGAAAATATGTTCGACATTTACTACACAGCAGATATTTACGGCAATATAACCGCTATCTCCCCTTCCGTTTTCATATATTCCGGCTTCACCCCGGAGGAGCTCGTAGGAAAAAACCTCGGCAACGAGCTGTATGTTAACCCCGCAATGAGGGAAACATTCAAAGAGCTGATAGGAATCAACGGAAAAGTCTCAGCTTTTGACGCTCCTCTGTTCAGGAAGGACGGCAGCGTTTGGTGGGTTTCCACTTACGCGCACTTTATCAAAAACAGCAAGGGGGAAGTCATAGGCGTTGAAGGGATAGCCAGAGACATCACCGACCATAAGGAAGGGCTGGAAAAGCTGTTGAGAGGGATAGAAACCAGATATAAAACCCTCTTTGAATCGGCAACAGATGCCATCTTCATTGTGGATCTGCGCACCAAGCGGATTGTGGATGCTAATGCCGCAGCACGGAACATGACGGGCTACAGCCTCGATGAGCTCCGCACACTCATCCCCGAACAGGTTCACCCGCGCTATGAGTTTGAAAAAGTCCATAACTACATAATACGCAAGCGGGAAGAGTTCGGTCTCAAGGAAACGGTGAGGCTCGACTTCCTCAATAAACACGGCGAAATAATCCCTACAGAGATAACGGCATCCGTCATTACGGAGGACGGCAGGAAGTTTTCCATTGATGTGGCAAGGGATATTTCCCAAAGGCTTGCCACAGAAAAAAAACAGCGCGAACAGGAGCAGATGCTTGTTCATCAGTCCAAGCTGGCGGCTATGGGGGAAATGATTTCAAATATAGCCCATCAGTGGCGCCAGCCGTTAAGCAAAATGACAGGCATACTCACCAACCTTGAAATGGGCATAAAACAGGGCAATCTGGATAAAAACGAGGCAGAAGACCTTATCCGCGAAGCTTTTTCCACCCTCAAGTTCATGTCGCACACGATTGATGATTTCAAAAACTTCTTCAGCCCGTCAAAACCTGTCGAGGAGTTTTGTATCAATGCCGCCCTCAATGAGGTGCTGTCCATAATTGAGCCTAATCTCAGGTTCCACGGCATAAGGGTGATAATAAAGGCGCAGGAAAATATTTTTCTGACAACCCACAGGAATGAATTCTGTCAGGTTCTGCTGAACATAATCCAGAACGCGAAGGACATTTTATCCATCAGAAAAACGCCTGAACCCAAAATAGAAATACGGATAACAGCCGGAAGGGGGAAAACTGTGATCCGTGTGGCAGACAACGGCGGCGGCATAGAGCACTCAGCAATGGGGCGGATATTTGAGCCCTACTTCACCACCAGACCGGACGGTCAGGGTATAGGGCTGTATATGTCTAAGATAATTATAGAGAAGAA